From a region of the Streptomyces venezuelae genome:
- a CDS encoding gamma-glutamylcyclotransferase family protein translates to MTSVERLPDPSDPLPFFVYGTLRPGEVNHDLFLRGRTASEEPAILPDAALYDGPGYPYAVHRPGTAVVGELITAAPGAYGSLLAALDQLEEYGGPGRPGNVYDRIARPALRPDGTTVRAWVYLAAPLIARDLRESGTEIPGGDWFARR, encoded by the coding sequence GTGACATCGGTCGAACGGCTACCGGACCCGAGCGATCCGCTCCCCTTCTTCGTCTACGGGACCCTGCGTCCGGGCGAGGTCAACCACGACCTCTTCCTGCGCGGCCGCACGGCATCCGAGGAGCCGGCGATCCTCCCCGACGCGGCGCTCTACGACGGCCCGGGATATCCGTACGCGGTCCACCGTCCCGGTACGGCGGTCGTCGGCGAGCTGATCACGGCGGCGCCGGGCGCCTACGGGAGCCTGCTCGCCGCCCTGGACCAGCTGGAGGAGTACGGCGGCCCGGGCCGCCCGGGGAACGTCTACGACCGGATCGCCCGTCCGGCCCTGCGCCCCGACGGCACCACGGTCCGCGCCTGGGTCTATCTGGCGGCCCCGCTGATCGCCCGCGACCTGCGGGAATCGGGCACCGAGATACCCGGCGGCGACTGGTTCGCGCGCCGCTGA
- a CDS encoding class F sortase, translated as MGGDFGGARGRDRQPRPADGDRPGSGARPGRAAGRTFRTPTARHGGLVALAACVGIWLVTSGSREPVGPPLPSPAESLTAAGVVGPGIAPLPGSPPARIRIPSIRVDAPLTGLGLDARGSLEVPPPDRRDLAGWYRDGTTPGATGTAVIAGHVDDAAGPGVFYHLGALRRGAAIEIPRADGRTAVFTVHAVEVYDAKAFPDTRVYGPSARAELRVITCGGGFSPRTGYRGNVVVFAHLTGTY; from the coding sequence ATGGGTGGCGATTTCGGTGGCGCGAGGGGCCGCGACCGGCAGCCCCGGCCCGCCGACGGAGACCGCCCCGGATCCGGAGCAAGGCCCGGGCGAGCGGCGGGCCGGACCTTCCGCACCCCCACCGCCCGCCACGGCGGACTCGTCGCGCTCGCCGCCTGCGTCGGCATCTGGCTCGTGACCAGCGGTTCGCGTGAACCCGTCGGACCTCCGCTGCCCTCCCCCGCCGAGTCGCTGACCGCCGCGGGCGTGGTGGGCCCGGGGATCGCCCCGCTCCCCGGTTCCCCGCCGGCCCGGATCCGGATCCCCTCCATCCGGGTCGACGCCCCGCTGACCGGGCTCGGACTCGACGCGCGCGGCAGCCTCGAAGTCCCGCCGCCGGACCGGCGCGACCTGGCCGGCTGGTACCGCGACGGCACCACCCCCGGCGCCACCGGCACCGCCGTCATCGCCGGACACGTGGACGACGCCGCCGGGCCGGGGGTCTTCTACCACCTGGGCGCCCTGCGCCGCGGGGCCGCCATCGAGATTCCGCGCGCGGACGGCCGTACCGCGGTGTTCACGGTGCACGCGGTCGAGGTGTACGACGCCAAGGCCTTCCCCGACACCCGCGTGTACGGGCCTTCGGCGCGCGCCGAGCTACGGGTGATCACCTGCGGCGGCGGCTTCTCGCCGCGCACGGGCTACCGCGGCAACGTGGTCGTCTTCGCACACCTCACGGGGACGTACTGA